The proteins below come from a single Chryseobacterium sp. MA9 genomic window:
- a CDS encoding phosphatidylinositol-specific phospholipase C, which produces MTTIALGVVTASIFFSCSNDSLTERDSNENNLASLTKSSYKTSLAPIEMNSWMSGLQDNISISRISIPGTHDSGARIDAPVVSGTAKTQDLSIAEQLNAGVRFLDIRCRHIDNSFTIHHGAIYQNLNFDDVLNACYAFLSSHPSETIIMSVKEEYDASNTTRSFEQTFDSYVQKNPSKWDLGANIPTLGAVRGKIKLLRRFSSGTTKGINASPWADNTTFDINNSGVQLKVQDYYKVTNNDDKWNGISSLLNEAKNDTNGKLFVNFTSGYKPGIFGIPSIPTVSNNINPRLKTFFQTNTQGSFGVMPIDFVNAELSELIVKTNF; this is translated from the coding sequence ATGACAACAATCGCTCTTGGAGTGGTTACTGCATCCATCTTTTTTTCCTGTTCTAACGACAGCCTTACCGAAAGAGATTCTAATGAAAACAATTTAGCTTCTTTAACAAAATCGAGCTACAAGACTTCTTTGGCACCCATTGAAATGAATAGCTGGATGTCAGGTCTTCAGGATAATATTTCCATTTCAAGAATCTCAATTCCCGGAACTCATGATTCCGGAGCACGTATAGATGCCCCTGTTGTATCAGGTACAGCTAAAACTCAAGACCTCAGTATTGCAGAACAACTGAATGCAGGAGTCCGTTTTCTGGATATACGTTGCAGACATATTGACAATTCTTTCACCATTCATCACGGAGCGATTTACCAAAATCTGAATTTTGATGATGTACTTAATGCCTGTTATGCCTTCCTTAGCAGCCATCCATCAGAAACAATCATCATGTCTGTAAAGGAAGAATATGATGCTTCCAATACGACCAGAAGTTTTGAACAGACATTTGATTCTTATGTACAGAAAAACCCTTCTAAGTGGGATCTTGGCGCAAACATTCCTACACTTGGCGCTGTAAGAGGAAAGATCAAGTTATTAAGAAGATTTTCTTCTGGAACAACAAAAGGAATCAATGCTTCACCATGGGCAGACAATACTACTTTTGACATCAACAATTCTGGAGTACAGCTCAAAGTGCAGGATTATTACAAAGTAACAAACAATGATGATAAATGGAACGGGATTTCCAGTCTTCTTAATGAAGCTAAAAATGATACAAATGGTAAGCTTTTCGTGAATTTCACCAGCGGTTATAAACCTGGTATCTTCGGAATTCCAAGTATTCCTACAGTATCCAACAATATTAATCCAAGGCTTAAAACATTCTTTCAAACGAATACTCAGGGATCATTCGGAGTAATGCCGATTGACTTTGTGAATGCTGAACTGTCTGAATTAATCGTTAAGACCAACTTCTAA